A segment of the Vibrio aquimaris genome:
TTTATATCTGGAAACATCTTGGATAGAGTAGATTCTATCAAAGACACTGCTGGATGATTCACTAAGTGGTAGAGATGGTTATGGTTGCTCAATACAACGTCTTTACTCTTCATAGCCAAGGAAGACTTCAAGCAATCTTCTTGTGTGTACCAAGAGTAAGGACGCAGCTTAGGCTGTTTATTATCCACGGCATTTTTTATGATATATGGTGTATCGCCTAAGTTTTTCGTAATACTTCTATTGAACTGCTTTAGTTTATCACGGCTCCAACCTTGCATGTCCACGACCTGCACTGAGCCACGACCTCGCAGCAAATCGACATGGATTGAATCAAATGCCACCGCCAACTCATTCATAATGTTCGAGTCGAAATAACACTCGTCTAAATGTAAATAATAAGGTTCCTTTTGCATCAAATCTCCCTTAGTATCAATGAGATTGTAGTAAAGAAACCCTTAAGCTAGTTGGGTTAACTGGGTCAATCTTCAGTACTAGAATCAAAGCTTCTATCAGTAATCTTAGCAGCGGCTAGCAAAGAAGATCGCACCTTTGCATACATAGAAAACTCGTATTTCCTAATTGGAGAAAGTAGCATTGTCACTAGAAAAATTTGCAGATATTTGTCATGGGGATAACCAGGTTTAACCGTATTAGGTGAGGTTAGAAAGGACTTTATCGCACAAGCGTCTGAGAGAAATTAATTCATCGGCATCGAGATTGATTTTGCACAACATATTGCTCGGGACAGATTTGGCTTGTTCTTTAAGTGCTCGACCTTGGTCAGTGAGGTTGAGTACTCGTACTCTCTCGTCTTCTTCACTTCTTCCTCTTGCGACAAAACCCTTAGCTTCTAGGCGTTTGAGTAATGGCGTTAAAGTTCCAGAATCAAGATGTAATCGACTGCCTAAATCTTTAACACTGGCCCCATCTTTCTCCCACAACAACATCATGACCAGATATTGCGAATAGGTAAGATCTAAGCTCTCTAATAAAGGTCGATAAGCTCTGGTCACTGAGTTAGCTGCACTATAGAGAGGAAAGCAAATCTGCTCACTTAAAAGAAGCATGGATTTGTCTGAGGTCGGTTTAGGTTTGTTGGGTGTGTTCATCGTCTATTTTCATTGCGCACAACATGGTTGCATTATAACTAATTTTTGACAGCTGGTGGCAAACTTATGTGAGTTATAGTCAATAATGCCGACCAAAGTAGTCGGCATTTTTATCTTCACCCAATTCTATGAATATTCAGCACGCAGCTTTTTAGCCGCAGACACCATGTTATTCAGTGAAGCTTCCGTTTCAGCCCAGTTTCTAGTTTTTAAACCACAATCAGGGTTTACCCATAACCGTTTCGCTGGGATTTTCTCCGCTGCTTTGTTGATCAAGCCTTCAATCCATTCTTTACTGGGGATATTTGGAGAGTGGATATCATAAACGCCTGGGCCAATCTCATTGGGATACTTAAACTCCTCAAACGCTTTAAGTAGTTCCATATTCGACCTCGACGTTTCTATGGTTATCACATCAGCGTCCAAAGCTGCCACAGAATCAATAATTTCGTTAAATTCGGAGTAACACATATGAGTATGGATTTGGGTTTCTGAACTTGCTCCTGCCGCAGAAATTTTAAAGGCGTCAACTGCCCAATCAAGGTATTCAGGATGGTCACGTTTTTTCAGTGGCAGACCTTCGCGAAATGCGGGTTCATCGATTTGAATAATATTGATCCCCGCCGCTTGTAAGTCTGATACTTCATCTCGAAGCGCCAGCGCTAACTGATTAGCGATCTCTTTACGGCTGATATCTTCCCTAGGAAATGTCCAACATAGAATGGTCACTGGGCCCGTAAGCATGCCCTTCATTTTCTTGGACGTTAGTGACTGAGCATACTTTGACCATTCAACGGTAATTGGTTTTTCTCTTTCGATATCTGCAACCACAATCGCAGGCTTGACACATCGAGAGCCATAACTTTGCACCCAGCCAAATTGCGTAGTCTGGAAACCGGCCAAGTTTTCTGCAAAGTACTCCACCATATCATTTCGCTCAGCTTCACCATGAACCAAGACATCGAGATCCAAGGCTTCTTGACGCAGTACCGCTTCTTTTATGTGACCTTGTAACGCGACATTATAGTCCGATTCGGACAATTTGCCGGTACGATAAGCACTGCGTTGTATCCGGATCTCACTCGTTTGTGGAAACGATCCTATTGTTGTCGTCGGAAACAAGGGTAAATCCAGCGCTTTACTTTGAGCAAGCGCACGCTCCTCATAAGGAGCACTTCGCCGAGCAAAAGCTTTGGTTATATGATTAAGACGCTCTTGAACTTCTGGTTTATTAACATACGTTGCGTCTTTGCGAGACTTTACAGGCACACTGTAGCTGTGACAAGCTTCAATCGCTTGTTGGTCGCCATCAAGCGCTCTAGCTAATAGAGCCACCTCAGAGACCTTTTGTTTTGCAAACGCAAACCAACTACGCACCTCTTCAGAAAGTTCGGATTCCAAGTCAAGATCGACAGGGGAGTGAAGTAATGAGCATGAACTTGCAACCCATAGGCGATCGCCTAATTTGTTTTTGATAGGCTTTAACCGCTCTAGCTGAGCGGCAAGATCTGCGCGCCATACATTTCGACCATTCACCACTCCAGCAGAAAGCACCCAGTGCTGAGGAAGTTTAGATATAAGTTGATCGAGCTGCTTAGGAGCCGCAGAGAGATCCACGTGCAAGCCATCAACATCGAGTTCAACAACCTTATCGAGTGAATCTTCTAATGAATCAAAATAAGTGGTTAAAAGTACTTTCACATCACAACGGAGGACCTGGTAAGCAAGCTTAAATGAGTTCAACCATGGCGTTTCGAGCTCTAAAGATAAAATCGGTTCGTCTATTTGAACCCACTCAACGCCTTGCGCAGCAAGTTTAGACAATATGGTTTGATAAGCAGTAAGAATACGCGGTAGCAGACTCAAACGATCGAATCCGTCCTCAATTTCCTTCCCTAAGTAGAGGTAACTTATAGGGCCAAGCAAAACAGGTTTAACCTTATGACCCGCTTTCGTTGCTTCACTCACTTCTTCAAATAGCTGAGGCCAACTGACTTCAAACGTATCTTCTTGACGAAATTCAGGAACAATATAGTGGTAATTAGTGTTAAACCATTTGGTCATATCCGAGGCTGCTGCTCCTTTCTCACCCTCTTTTTGTTGAGAGCGTCCTCGCCCAACTCGAAACAAAGTATCCAAGTCAGGAAACCCAGATTGGTGCCGCTTTGGAACATGACCAAGCAACAAGGTGGTGGTTAATACATGGTCATACCAAGCAAAATCCCCAGCAGTAACATAACTGAGTTCAGCATCAGACTGTGTTTGCCAATTCTTATGCCTCAGCTCAGAACCTACCGCTTTTAAAGCAGCTTGATCAATGTCGCCACGCCAATACTTTTCAAGCGCAAATTTAAGTTCACGTTGCTCACCTATTCTTGGATAACCCAATATATGCGTTGTTGTCACCATCTTACTCGTCCTTTTATATTTGAAGTTTTTTAAACGGGTGAGATTGTTTACAAAGCTCAAGCTCATTCATCATCACCCTCTGGGTTTTGTATAGAACACCTAAAGGCGTCTAGATGGCTAAACTATCTCGTCAAAGCAGCAAAGTGACAATCTCCAATTATTCAACTTGTTTATGAAAAAAATTCATGTGTAACCCAGCCTATTCAATTCAGGGATAAACAGCGCAAATGTCAAATAAATAGACGTCTAGATGTTTACACATCTTTTTTAAAAGCGTAGATTAGTTATATTCAAACAGAACTCGCGTAACTGAAGAAAGCTAATGATAGAGTTTAAGCATCTGAAAACAATTGTAACTTTGAGAGATACAGGCTCACTCACTGCCACAGCGACAGCGTTGCACCTGACACAGTCAGCACTCTCTCATCAGATAAAAGATCTTGAGGCAAGACTCGGAGGACAGCTCTTTTTACGCAAAACTCGCCCAGTTAAATTTACTTCTGAAGGCAAGATTCTACTCGACTTAGCTGACCAAATTCTGCCTAGGTTAGCCAAAGCAGAAAATGATTTAGCCGGTTTGAAAGAAGACGTCAATGGACGATTACATATGGCCATTGAATGTCATTCTTGTTTTCAGTGGCTAATGCCAGCTCTGAGGGATTACCAGCAAACTTGGCCAAGCGTGACGCTAGACTTTTCATCAGGCTTTGGTTTTGAACCCCTTCCAGCATTACTCGGTGGAGAATTGGATTTAGTCATAACCTCAGACATCCAACCCCGCTCGGAAGTCCACTACGAGCCTTTGTTCGATTTTGAAATGCGCCTTATCACCGCAGTCAATCACCCAATAGCAAATAAAAACTGTGTTCAAGCTGACGATCTAAAACAAGAAACTATGCTCTCTTATCCTGTGCAAAAGAATCGCCTTGATGTGGTCAAACACTTTCTCCAACCTTCAGGAGTAGAACCGGCTAAATGGAAACAAGCCGATAACACGTTAATGCTGGTGCAAATGGTATCCGCAGGACTTGGTGTTGCAGCCCTGCCTAACTGGGCGATTCACGAGTTTTCTCGTCAAGGGTTGATCAGCAGCTTACCGCTTGGCAAAGGGCTATGGCGCCGTTTATTCGCTGCCACTCGTCAATGTGAAAAAGATAAACGTTATTTACAGGCGTTTTACAGCACCGCAAAACAGCAATCTAAGAACCACCTGGAAGGGATCAAACCTGTTTAGCCATAATGTATAGCGGTCTTTGGTTGGTCTATCTGTCGAACGACTTAAATTGATTAGTCAAAGGGTCATAGTGATAGCCTAAACTGTCCAACTTGTGAGTCACAGTATCGGTATCCATCTCATACATGACTATCAACTCTTCAAAGCTATTGCATTCAAGCCTTAGCTTTTCGTTAACAATACCAAGCAAGATATTGCTATCCAATCTAGCGACATTACTTAGGTCCATAACAGCGCCCCAACACTACTCCTAATCTTTTAAGCTTAGCGTTAAATGGGCAAAATAAGAAATAGGCATAAGCTACAAGACAATAAAATTCTCAATGAAACTCATAGACACCAGCATAGTAGTAAACGCCACCCAAAGCTGAATTTTATGCACTGTTTTCGAGAGCAAAATATGCCAACACCAGATCAAAACCGCGGTAATCATTAATGCGAAGCCACTTAGCAACATATTGGTATGTTCAGCCAATAGATTTGGTTCTATCTGAGCACTTTTGACCAGTACAACAATGCTCAATAGCATAGCTGAAACTATACCTGTAACTGGCAAGATACGGTGAAAGGCCTGTAAGCGTGTTTTAGCAATGGTGAGTAGGAGATGGGAAAATAAAGCGCCAAGCAAAAATATCTCTATGACCTTTAAAGCGGAGCCAACAATACTGGGCTGCTCGCTAATCACTATTCCTACATAGGCAAAAGCGAGACCATTGGCGAGGTAGATCACCCAAAGAGGTCCTTGCACACGCGTTTTTTTGGTTTGAACTTGCGAGTAAAAGTACAGGATGGCGAATACCAGCATTATCGCTTCAATTTTTAGCGATGCTACTGCAAGCCATAGAAGCGCAACAACTGGTAAAACTTTATGAATTCGCCCTCTTTGCCCAGGACAAATATCCCCTTTCACCAAAATAAGAGTTAATACTAATTGGGCACCTAAAAGCATAGGAGCAAGAAGGGATAAAAGTTGCTGAATCATCACTGCAAGAATCGTCGTTATCATGTGTGGGCGAGCATAATAGCAAAACAATAGCGCTGTCGGCTACTAGCAACACCTTTAAGCAGAAGCAAAATAAGACAGTAAATCCTGTCCTGTCACTACCCTTAGATACTAACGTATGAGCCAATTTCGTGAGCATTTTGACGATATAGTATCTGTGCGTTCCAATACTCAGACCAGTAACGAACTCTTTGTCTACTTTTAAAATATCGAAGTTACAATCACTTAGGTAACTAAACGAATTATAATCTGTGCCAAAATCATCAATGACAACACTCACTCCCCTACGCCGAATGTTTCGGATTAAAGCAGACTGTTGGGATTCACTATCAAAATAAGCGCTCTCAGTTAACTCAATCGTTACCAGCTCAGGTGTTTTGGCATATTGATGAACCAGTGCATCGTAGCTTTGCAGAACTTCATCGCTATCTTGCTTTGTATTAAGCGAACGGTTGATGGTCATACCTAATTGCGAGCCAAAATGGTCTTGAATCTTGGTTAAATCCTCTAACGCTTTGCGCCCAACACACCAATCTAGATCAGAGACCAAATCTAGTATGAGAACGGAGATCTCCTAGCATACAAACGACACGCAAAAGCTACTAACATT
Coding sequences within it:
- the metE gene encoding 5-methyltetrahydropteroyltriglutamate--homocysteine S-methyltransferase produces the protein MVTTTHILGYPRIGEQRELKFALEKYWRGDIDQAALKAVGSELRHKNWQTQSDAELSYVTAGDFAWYDHVLTTTLLLGHVPKRHQSGFPDLDTLFRVGRGRSQQKEGEKGAAASDMTKWFNTNYHYIVPEFRQEDTFEVSWPQLFEEVSEATKAGHKVKPVLLGPISYLYLGKEIEDGFDRLSLLPRILTAYQTILSKLAAQGVEWVQIDEPILSLELETPWLNSFKLAYQVLRCDVKVLLTTYFDSLEDSLDKVVELDVDGLHVDLSAAPKQLDQLISKLPQHWVLSAGVVNGRNVWRADLAAQLERLKPIKNKLGDRLWVASSCSLLHSPVDLDLESELSEEVRSWFAFAKQKVSEVALLARALDGDQQAIEACHSYSVPVKSRKDATYVNKPEVQERLNHITKAFARRSAPYEERALAQSKALDLPLFPTTTIGSFPQTSEIRIQRSAYRTGKLSESDYNVALQGHIKEAVLRQEALDLDVLVHGEAERNDMVEYFAENLAGFQTTQFGWVQSYGSRCVKPAIVVADIEREKPITVEWSKYAQSLTSKKMKGMLTGPVTILCWTFPREDISRKEIANQLALALRDEVSDLQAAGINIIQIDEPAFREGLPLKKRDHPEYLDWAVDAFKISAAGASSETQIHTHMCYSEFNEIIDSVAALDADVITIETSRSNMELLKAFEEFKYPNEIGPGVYDIHSPNIPSKEWIEGLINKAAEKIPAKRLWVNPDCGLKTRNWAETEASLNNMVSAAKKLRAEYS
- a CDS encoding MarR family winged helix-turn-helix transcriptional regulator: MNTPNKPKPTSDKSMLLLSEQICFPLYSAANSVTRAYRPLLESLDLTYSQYLVMMLLWEKDGASVKDLGSRLHLDSGTLTPLLKRLEAKGFVARGRSEEDERVRVLNLTDQGRALKEQAKSVPSNMLCKINLDADELISLRRLCDKVLSNLT
- a CDS encoding LysR substrate-binding domain-containing protein, coding for MIEFKHLKTIVTLRDTGSLTATATALHLTQSALSHQIKDLEARLGGQLFLRKTRPVKFTSEGKILLDLADQILPRLAKAENDLAGLKEDVNGRLHMAIECHSCFQWLMPALRDYQQTWPSVTLDFSSGFGFEPLPALLGGELDLVITSDIQPRSEVHYEPLFDFEMRLITAVNHPIANKNCVQADDLKQETMLSYPVQKNRLDVVKHFLQPSGVEPAKWKQADNTLMLVQMVSAGLGVAALPNWAIHEFSRQGLISSLPLGKGLWRRLFAATRQCEKDKRYLQAFYSTAKQQSKNHLEGIKPV
- a CDS encoding DUF4250 domain-containing protein; its protein translation is MDLSNVARLDSNILLGIVNEKLRLECNSFEELIVMYEMDTDTVTHKLDSLGYHYDPLTNQFKSFDR